A single Argentina anserina chromosome 7, drPotAnse1.1, whole genome shotgun sequence DNA region contains:
- the LOC126803153 gene encoding syntaxin-71-like has translation MSVIDLITRVDTICKKYDKYDIDKQKELNNISGDDAFARLYSVVEADLEAALQKSETAATERSRASAVAMNAEIRRTKARLLEELPKLRRLAPKKVKGLSREDIEARNDLVSVLQERIEAIPDGSTSGAKQTGAWTDPTPSYKGIRIDSTSDGRFDSEYFQQTEESDRFRNEYEMRRMKQDQGLDVIAEGLDTLKHMASDMNEEIDRQVPLMDEIDDKVERANADLKNTNVKLKDTIVQLRSSRNFCIDIILLCLILGIAAYLYNVLK, from the exons ATGAGTGTGATCGATTTGATCACGAGGGTCGATACGATATGCAAGAAATACGACAAGTACGACATCGATAAGCAAAAGGAACTCAACAATATCTCCGGCGACGATGCATTTGCCCGTCTCTACAGCGTCGTTGAGGCCGACCTTGAAGCTGCTCTTCAG AAATCGGAGACTGCAGCCACTGAGAGGAGCAGGGCTTCGGCTGTTGCTATGAATGCGGAAATTCGAAGAACCAAGGCTCGTTTGCTTGAGGAGCTGCCCAAATTGAGAAGACTTGCTCCTAAAAAG GTGAAAGGGCTTTCGAGAGAAGATATTGAAGCTCGGAACGATTTGGTTTCTGTACTGCAAGAGAGGATAGAAGCAATACCTGATGGGTCAACAAGTGGAGCTAAACAAACCGGTGCTTGGACAGATCCAACACCGTCATATAAGGGAATAAGAATTGATTCAACTTCAG ATGGGAGATTTGATAGTGAGTACTTCCAACAAACTGAGGAGTCGGATCGCTTTAGAAATGAGTATGAAATGCGAAGAATGAAGCAG GATCAAGGTTTAGATGTCATAGCAGAAGGATTGGACACATTGAAACATATGGCCAGTGACATGAATGAG GAAATAGATAGGCAAGTGCCATTGATGGATGAAATAGATGATAAG GTTGAGAGAGCAAATGCCGACCTTAAGAATACTAATGTGAAACTCAAGGATACCATAGTCCAG CTGAGGTCCAGCCGGAACTTCTGCATCGACATCATCCTTCTGTGTCTAATTTTAGGAATCGCGGCTTATCTGTACAA TGTTCTGAAGTGA